The following proteins come from a genomic window of Nostoc sp. ATCC 53789:
- a CDS encoding glycosyltransferase encodes MNSNSLVSVITIFFNAEQFIQEAIESVFAQTYKNWELLLVDDGSTDGSTVIAREYAKKYPEKVRYLEHEGHQNRGMSATRNLGIRNAKGEYIAFLDADDVWLAPNLEQQVSILHTHPEAGMVYGNTQYWYSWTGNPEDTQKEFCDKVAEVTKKPNTLFKPPTLLTIFLQKSGAVPCTCSLMVKREILEAIAGFEESFRGLYEDQVFYAKVCLKAPVFVTNECWAKYRQHPNSCCSSTHNTKHEYEGRLFFLKWLEKYLTEQGAKDTEVWQALQKHLWAYHHPMLSKLTKPTQHFVEKMTFNFTNLILMNKKQLKEIAQQTLPSPLYHVLRSQFVGEKYSPPTGMVNFGSLRRLTPISRAFGYNRGLPIDRYYIEKFLERQANDVQGRVLEIGDASYTRRFGGDRVTQSDVLHVIEGNPEATIIGDLTNADHIPSDAFDCVVLTQTLHLLYNMQAALANLYRILKPGGVLLVTVPGISQVVKCEWGDDWCWALTAQSARLLFEEKFPKTNVQVETHGNVLAAIAFLQGLAVKDLRQKELDYQDDEYQVLITVRAVKPEVAS; translated from the coding sequence ATGAACAGCAATTCACTAGTGTCTGTAATTACTATTTTTTTCAATGCCGAGCAATTTATTCAAGAAGCAATAGAAAGTGTATTTGCCCAAACCTACAAAAATTGGGAACTATTATTGGTCGATGATGGTTCTACGGACGGTAGTACTGTAATTGCTCGTGAGTATGCGAAAAAATATCCAGAAAAAGTTCGTTATCTAGAACATGAAGGGCACCAAAATCGAGGTATGAGTGCTACTCGCAATCTGGGCATCCGTAACGCTAAAGGTGAGTATATCGCTTTTCTAGATGCTGATGATGTTTGGTTAGCGCCAAACTTAGAACAACAAGTATCAATACTCCATACTCACCCTGAAGCCGGTATGGTTTATGGTAATACTCAATATTGGTATAGCTGGACAGGAAATCCAGAGGATACTCAAAAAGAATTTTGTGACAAGGTGGCAGAAGTAACTAAAAAACCTAATACTTTGTTCAAACCTCCAACACTACTGACCATCTTTTTACAAAAGAGCGGCGCTGTACCTTGTACCTGTAGCCTCATGGTCAAACGAGAAATACTAGAGGCGATCGCCGGATTTGAAGAGAGCTTTCGTGGACTCTATGAGGATCAAGTTTTTTATGCCAAAGTTTGTCTGAAAGCGCCTGTATTTGTAACGAATGAATGTTGGGCAAAATATCGACAGCATCCAAACTCCTGCTGTTCTAGTACCCATAACACAAAGCACGAATATGAAGGACGGTTGTTTTTTTTGAAATGGTTAGAGAAGTATTTGACTGAACAGGGAGCCAAAGATACAGAGGTCTGGCAAGCTCTTCAAAAACACTTATGGGCTTATCACCATCCAATGTTGTCAAAACTAACAAAGCCTACTCAACATTTTGTCGAAAAGATGACTTTTAACTTTACAAACCTAATTCTCATGAATAAAAAACAATTGAAGGAAATTGCACAGCAAACATTACCATCACCTCTCTACCATGTATTACGTTCTCAATTTGTTGGAGAGAAATATAGTCCACCAACGGGGATGGTAAATTTTGGCTCCCTACGACGGTTGACTCCTATCAGTCGGGCTTTTGGTTACAATCGAGGCCTTCCCATTGATCGCTACTATATTGAAAAATTTCTTGAGCGTCAGGCTAATGATGTCCAAGGACGAGTATTGGAGATTGGAGATGCATCATATACACGGAGATTTGGTGGCGATCGCGTTACTCAAAGTGACGTACTACATGTAATCGAAGGGAACCCAGAGGCAACTATCATCGGCGATCTGACTAACGCAGACCATATTCCATCAGATGCTTTTGACTGTGTGGTTCTAACGCAGACATTGCACCTTCTCTACAATATGCAAGCAGCTCTAGCAAATCTCTACCGCATCTTGAAACCCGGCGGTGTTTTACTAGTAACCGTTCCTGGTATTAGCCAAGTGGTCAAATGCGAATGGGGTGATGATTGGTGTTGGGCGTTAACGGCTCAATCAGCACGCTTGTTATTTGAAGAGAAATTTCCTAAAACTAATGTTCAAGTTGAAACTCATGGTAATGTTCTAGCTGCGATCGCCTTTTTGCAAGGACTTGCTGTCAAAGATTTACGCCAGAAAGAACTCGATTACCAAGATGATGAATACCAAGTATTAATTACTGTTAGAGCAGTAAAACCAGAGGTGGCATCATGA
- a CDS encoding methyltransferase domain-containing protein — MNISLVKKLPTPVYHWLRDIRYGRSPVGKINLGSLGRVKPIRPNFGLDRGSVIDRYYIENFLARYAEDIQGHVLEIKEPLYTNKFGGDRITKNDVLHVEPGNPQATIVADLTKADHLPSNTFECIILTQTLPFIYDVRAAIKTLHRILKPGGVLLATVPGITQISDDDMTRWGQYWSFTTLSTRRLLEEAFDQDKIQVTAYGNVLSAIAFLHGIVTEELEQSKLDYQDPEYQVLITARAVK, encoded by the coding sequence ATGAATATCAGCTTAGTTAAGAAACTGCCAACTCCTGTATACCATTGGCTGCGAGATATCCGGTATGGTCGCTCACCAGTGGGAAAAATAAACCTTGGTAGCTTAGGACGAGTCAAGCCAATTAGACCTAACTTCGGTTTAGATCGGGGTTCAGTGATTGACCGCTACTATATTGAAAATTTTCTGGCTCGTTATGCTGAAGATATTCAAGGACATGTACTAGAGATTAAGGAACCCCTCTACACAAACAAATTTGGTGGCGATCGCATCACAAAAAACGACGTACTTCACGTAGAACCAGGTAATCCCCAAGCAACTATTGTTGCAGATTTAACTAAGGCAGACCATCTCCCATCCAACACCTTCGAGTGCATTATCCTGACTCAAACACTGCCATTTATCTATGATGTCCGAGCCGCAATTAAAACTCTTCACCGTATTCTCAAGCCAGGGGGTGTTTTACTCGCCACTGTACCAGGTATTACCCAAATCAGTGATGATGATATGACTCGTTGGGGTCAATACTGGAGTTTCACGACTCTCTCCACACGGCGATTACTTGAGGAAGCTTTTGACCAAGACAAAATACAAGTTACAGCTTATGGAAACGTGTTGAGTGCGATCGCTTTTCTGCACGGCATTGTAACTGAAGAACTAGAGCAATCAAAACTAGACTATCAAGACCCTGAGTACCAGGTTTTAATTACAGCTAGAGCTGTGAAATAG
- a CDS encoding transposase family protein, whose product MSVLAHLLPDSTNLKLESWLVDEIKTQIKLIISVIRTVVNCPVCNQPTHRIHSRYERKLADLPWADYSITLQLRVRKFFCINRLCKRRIFTERLTNVTTPWARRTLRLAQRLSVIGLANGGAAGERLLQQWGIKVSRNTLLTGVWTKKLEKSSQQ is encoded by the coding sequence ATGTCGGTGCTAGCTCACCTCTTACCAGATTCAACAAACCTGAAACTTGAGAGTTGGCTTGTTGACGAAATAAAAACTCAGATAAAGTTGATTATTTCTGTAATCAGAACAGTAGTTAATTGTCCAGTTTGTAACCAACCAACTCACAGAATTCATAGTCGCTACGAGCGCAAGTTAGCAGACTTGCCTTGGGCTGATTACAGCATTACCTTACAGTTACGGGTAAGGAAGTTTTTTTGCATCAATAGATTGTGTAAACGGCGCATTTTTACAGAAAGGCTGACCAATGTAACCACGCCTTGGGCTAGAAGAACTCTACGTTTAGCTCAACGACTGAGTGTGATTGGTTTAGCTAATGGTGGTGCAGCAGGGGAAAGACTCTTACAGCAATGGGGGATAAAAGTTTCTCGCAACACACTATTAACTGGAGTTTGGACTAAAAAGCTAGAGAAAAGCAGTCAGCAGTAA
- a CDS encoding four helix bundle protein translates to MSYRNQFIWQRAVQLAINCYKFTRLFPQSELYGLTSQIRRSSVSVASNIAEGYGRRSKPEYIQFLHIALGSLRELDTQLIIAKEVDLAEKNLFTPLLNEVEEMQSILVASLNKLKA, encoded by the coding sequence ATGAGTTATAGAAATCAGTTTATCTGGCAAAGAGCAGTTCAACTTGCTATCAATTGTTATAAATTTACCCGCCTATTTCCTCAATCAGAATTGTATGGTTTAACTAGTCAAATACGTCGTTCATCCGTGTCTGTAGCATCTAATATAGCTGAAGGCTATGGTAGGCGTTCCAAGCCAGAATATATCCAGTTCTTACATATTGCGTTAGGTTCTTTGAGAGAACTAGATACGCAATTAATCATTGCGAAAGAAGTAGACTTAGCCGAGAAAAATCTTTTCACACCCCTATTAAATGAAGTTGAGGAAATGCAAAGTATATTAGTTGCAAGTTTAAACAAACTTAAAGCTTGA
- a CDS encoding NF041680 family putative transposase has product MILTQLEKFRQGIYDCLGKAKDAVFELMDAVLTSPSIPSFVSLSQSPVFRRQWSSIYAALHDSRPPKRKLMKLLVQEVVTDEQPFLAGDHSFWARPEAKTLKERTFHGDSRGSIGIGQSYSTLAWIPEADGSWALPLKHERITSFETPTSKAAFQLKQITRELGKRPLAAYDRGYGNAKFVQATEKIDADLLLRLASNRCVWGTPGTYKGRGAPCKHGHKFKFNDSETWAEVTETLEVEDPQVGRVKVMRWSGFHFLQSPNRAMEIIRVEVIQPVGRNRKFQPLWLAWLGQTMPPLEDLWQKYLRRFALEHWYRFAKQRLYWTQPQLGSTQAAERWSDLMPLLTWQLWLARLACIDSPLPWQSTQDKLSPGRVAQAFPLILATIGTPAQPPKTRGKSPGRAQGHQPPSRKRYPTVKKHASKKPKTEESLKNADLTAA; this is encoded by the coding sequence ATGATCCTGACACAACTAGAAAAATTCCGCCAAGGTATCTACGATTGTTTGGGAAAGGCCAAAGATGCAGTATTTGAATTGATGGATGCAGTATTAACAAGTCCGAGTATCCCATCGTTTGTAAGCTTGTCACAAAGCCCAGTATTTCGACGGCAATGGTCGAGCATTTATGCAGCACTACATGATAGTCGTCCACCAAAAAGAAAACTGATGAAGCTACTGGTACAGGAGGTAGTGACGGATGAACAGCCATTTCTAGCAGGAGATCATAGCTTTTGGGCAAGACCAGAAGCGAAGACACTAAAAGAAAGAACTTTTCATGGGGACTCCAGGGGAAGCATAGGCATCGGACAAAGTTACAGTACGTTAGCGTGGATACCAGAAGCGGATGGGAGTTGGGCATTGCCGTTAAAGCACGAACGGATCACCAGCTTTGAAACGCCAACAAGTAAAGCCGCATTCCAACTTAAACAAATAACCCGTGAGTTAGGCAAAAGACCGCTTGCTGCTTATGACCGAGGCTACGGCAACGCCAAATTTGTCCAAGCCACGGAGAAGATTGACGCAGACCTGTTGCTGCGTTTAGCTTCTAACCGATGCGTATGGGGTACACCCGGTACTTACAAAGGACGAGGCGCACCGTGTAAACATGGTCATAAGTTTAAGTTCAATGACTCGGAAACTTGGGCAGAGGTAACTGAAACTCTAGAAGTTGAAGACCCGCAAGTTGGTCGAGTAAAAGTCATGCGCTGGAGTGGGTTTCATTTTCTTCAATCTCCAAACCGGGCAATGGAAATCATTCGCGTCGAGGTGATCCAACCAGTTGGACGCAATCGTAAGTTCCAACCCTTATGGCTAGCTTGGTTGGGTCAGACAATGCCTCCATTAGAGGATCTCTGGCAAAAATACCTCCGCCGCTTTGCTCTAGAACATTGGTATCGATTTGCCAAGCAGAGGTTATATTGGACACAGCCTCAGCTTGGCTCTACTCAGGCAGCAGAGCGATGGAGTGACCTGATGCCATTGTTAACTTGGCAATTATGGCTAGCTAGACTTGCCTGTATTGATTCCCCCTTGCCTTGGCAATCGACTCAGGATAAACTGTCTCCAGGACGCGTAGCACAAGCCTTTCCTCTAATTTTAGCCACTATTGGCACTCCTGCTCAACCCCCGAAAACTCGCGGTAAATCACCTGGGCGTGCCCAAGGGCATCAGCCACCTTCGCGTAAGCGTTATCCCACTGTCAAAAAACACGCATCTAAAAAACCTAAAACCGAAGAATCACTTAAGAACGCTGATCTAACTGCTGCTTAG
- a CDS encoding transposase encodes MRSSTFTERRERSDHGLSLLNPNQDYLLSSWNSGNHNTQELFEEIRTCGYIGGYATVARFTRYLKTLPGFEPAKCSKKNASPRVSSSSHRPLTPSRVTALVLRRPELIQPNEREIIAQLQTAHSDLKSAIELAQQFASVVRQRLSEQLDAWLNKAKNSSVSLLRSFAVSLESDYDAVKAGVTMSVSNGPVEGHINRLKMLKRQMYGRAKIDLLERRFLLAI; translated from the coding sequence ATGCGTAGCTCAACTTTTACCGAACGTCGTGAACGTAGCGACCACGGTCTGAGTCTTCTCAACCCAAATCAAGATTACCTCCTCAGTAGCTGGAATAGCGGGAACCACAACACCCAAGAACTGTTTGAAGAAATTCGCACCTGCGGGTATATCGGTGGTTATGCCACGGTCGCTCGCTTCACTCGTTATCTCAAGACCTTGCCCGGATTTGAGCCAGCAAAGTGTTCAAAGAAAAACGCGTCCCCCAGGGTTAGTTCTTCCTCCCATCGTCCTCTCACCCCCAGTCGCGTCACAGCTTTAGTCTTGCGACGACCAGAATTAATACAGCCTAATGAGCGTGAAATCATCGCTCAACTACAAACAGCCCATTCTGATTTGAAGTCAGCTATTGAACTAGCTCAACAGTTTGCATCTGTTGTGCGTCAACGTCTGAGCGAGCAGCTCGATGCTTGGTTAAACAAAGCTAAAAACAGCTCGGTTTCTTTGTTGCGCTCCTTTGCTGTTAGTTTAGAGTCTGACTACGATGCTGTGAAAGCAGGTGTAACTATGTCAGTTAGTAATGGCCCAGTTGAAGGACATATTAATCGACTGAAAATGTTAAAGCGGCAGATGTATGGTCGCGCCAAAATAGATTTACTGGAGCGACGGTTTTTGTTAGCTATTTGA
- a CDS encoding beta-1,6-N-acetylglucosaminyltransferase, translating to MDIAYIISAYKYPQQLIRLVNRLNADKTSFLIHVDKKTNNKIYQEMVQGLSKYSNVCFLDRHKCYWGNFGHVLASIKGIKKIFDSNISCDYIILLTGQCYPIKSNKKIQDFLKQLNYHSLVNFSPLPNDAWINLMDRIEYFHFNLFNKRFRFPVSLFQHQLKRKFPKGFKPYGGSSYWCVSRELAEYINSFINHNPNFVNFFRNVLIPDEIFFQSIVMNSPFKEKVISNHMTYTLWTGYSDNPEILGINDFNKLSQSPCLYARKFDATKDSKILDLIDKYLLES from the coding sequence ATGGATATAGCCTACATTATATCAGCATATAAATATCCACAGCAATTAATACGTCTAGTCAATAGATTAAATGCAGATAAAACGTCTTTTTTGATTCATGTAGATAAAAAAACAAATAATAAAATATATCAAGAAATGGTTCAAGGGCTATCCAAGTATTCAAATGTTTGTTTTCTTGATAGACACAAATGCTATTGGGGCAATTTTGGTCATGTTTTAGCTTCTATAAAAGGAATCAAAAAAATATTTGATAGTAATATATCTTGTGATTACATTATTCTGTTGACTGGACAATGTTATCCTATTAAATCTAACAAAAAAATCCAAGATTTCTTAAAACAGTTGAATTATCATTCTCTTGTAAATTTCTCTCCTTTACCAAATGATGCATGGATAAATCTAATGGATAGAATTGAATATTTTCATTTCAATCTTTTTAATAAACGCTTTCGCTTTCCAGTTTCATTGTTTCAACACCAATTAAAACGCAAATTTCCTAAAGGCTTTAAACCATATGGTGGTTCTTCATATTGGTGTGTTTCACGAGAACTTGCAGAATATATCAACTCATTCATAAATCATAATCCTAACTTTGTTAATTTTTTTAGAAATGTATTAATTCCTGATGAAATCTTCTTTCAAAGCATTGTCATGAATTCGCCCTTCAAAGAAAAAGTAATAAGCAACCATATGACCTATACACTGTGGACGGGTTATTCGGACAATCCAGAAATATTGGGTATCAATGATTTTAATAAGTTGTCTCAATCACCTTGTTTATATGCCCGAAAATTTGATGCTACTAAAGATTCTAAAATATTGGATTTAATCGACAAATATCTTTTGGAATCATAA
- a CDS encoding polysaccharide deacetylase family protein: MILGKLNNKVRYTVQQLKNKIFPGALILMYHRVAEADSDPWSLCVTPKHFAEHLEVLRQYGYPLHLQQLTKRLSDRQYINRSIVVTFDDGYADNFYHAKPLLEKYDIPATVFVTTGGIDQKREFWWDELEQLLLQPDILPDLLRLNIHGKTYQWKLGEATHYSEADHQRDRHCRMGRKLRQYPTLRHTLYRSLYQLLQFLPIYERNKLLDELAIWANAEPVGRSTHRSLSKEEMLALESGGLIEIGAHTVTHPFLSQLPIASQQDEIQHSKDYLEKILGHVITSFSYPHGSYTNETTSIVQETGFTCACSSIVGKVQQNSSFFLLPRVVVEDWDGETFAHWLSRFF, from the coding sequence ATGATTCTAGGCAAACTCAACAACAAAGTTCGATACACTGTTCAGCAGTTAAAAAATAAAATTTTCCCTGGTGCGCTCATCTTAATGTATCACCGCGTAGCTGAAGCAGATTCAGACCCTTGGTCATTATGTGTGACACCAAAACACTTCGCTGAACACTTAGAAGTTTTGCGACAATATGGCTATCCTCTGCATTTACAACAATTGACCAAAAGGCTTAGCGATCGCCAATACATAAATCGGTCAATTGTCGTTACATTTGATGATGGTTACGCAGATAACTTCTATCATGCCAAACCATTATTAGAAAAGTACGATATCCCAGCAACAGTGTTTGTTACGACTGGCGGTATTGACCAAAAGCGTGAATTTTGGTGGGATGAACTAGAACAACTGTTATTACAACCTGACATCTTACCGGACTTACTCCGGTTAAATATTCATGGTAAAACCTACCAATGGAAATTAGGAGAAGCAACACATTATAGTGAAGCCGACCATCAGCGCGATCGCCATTGTCGGATGGGCAGAAAACTAAGACAATATCCTACTCTGCGACACACCCTCTATCGCTCACTTTATCAACTGTTGCAGTTTTTGCCCATCTATGAGCGAAATAAGCTGCTAGATGAACTAGCTATCTGGGCAAACGCTGAACCTGTAGGACGATCAACCCATCGCTCTCTTTCCAAGGAGGAGATGCTTGCATTAGAGTCAGGGGGACTGATCGAAATTGGTGCCCACACTGTAACACACCCCTTTCTTTCTCAACTTCCCATAGCCTCGCAACAAGATGAAATTCAGCACAGTAAAGACTACCTGGAGAAAATATTAGGGCATGTAATCACGAGTTTTTCGTATCCTCATGGTAGTTATACAAATGAGACTACTTCTATCGTCCAAGAAACTGGATTTACCTGCGCTTGTTCTAGCATAGTTGGTAAAGTTCAACAGAATAGCAGCTTTTTTCTGTTACCTCGTGTTGTGGTTGAAGATTGGGACGGAGAAACCTTTGCCCATTGGTTGTCAAGGTTCTTTTAA
- a CDS encoding glycosyltransferase family A protein, translated as MTSKPLISCIIIFFNAGDKFFVEAIESVFAQTYENWELLLVDDGSTDVSTNIALSYTQKSPEKVRYLEHKGHQNRGMSATRNLGIRHAKGEYITFLDADDIWIPQTLEEQAAILDSHPEVAMVYGPIQWWYSWTGNPQDMRRDFLDIPIVSVKDSRVQIDTIIQPPMLFLLSLKMKICISGMLVRRQVIEKVDGFEETFRGLYEDQVFCAKVCLQFPVFVASKFWYKYRQHPNSCCHTASEQKGKEYTARLNFLNWLEQYLIVQGIKDGKLWGAFRKEKLLVVHPILYFLFHKTRYLKWKIKKLSELQTLLTKRAIKFVYSYKLLSLNRNETK; from the coding sequence ATGACTAGCAAACCTCTGATTTCTTGCATCATCATCTTCTTCAATGCTGGTGATAAGTTTTTTGTGGAAGCAATAGAAAGCGTATTTGCTCAGACTTATGAAAACTGGGAACTATTACTAGTAGATGATGGCTCTACCGATGTTAGTACAAACATTGCTTTAAGCTACACACAAAAATCTCCTGAAAAAGTTCGTTACTTAGAACACAAAGGACATCAAAATCGCGGCATGAGTGCAACTCGCAACTTAGGTATCCGCCACGCCAAAGGCGAATATATTACCTTTTTAGATGCCGATGATATCTGGATACCGCAAACTTTAGAGGAACAAGCCGCTATTCTAGATTCCCATCCTGAAGTTGCTATGGTTTATGGACCAATTCAGTGGTGGTACAGCTGGACTGGAAATCCTCAAGATATGAGACGTGACTTTTTAGACATCCCTATTGTGTCTGTGAAGGACTCTAGAGTACAGATTGATACTATAATCCAGCCACCAATGCTGTTCCTGCTCTCATTAAAAATGAAAATTTGCATATCAGGAATGTTAGTACGCCGCCAGGTAATAGAAAAAGTCGATGGTTTTGAAGAGACATTTCGAGGTTTGTACGAAGATCAGGTTTTTTGTGCAAAGGTTTGTCTGCAATTTCCTGTATTCGTAGCCAGTAAGTTTTGGTATAAATATCGACAGCATCCTAATAGTTGTTGCCACACAGCATCAGAGCAAAAAGGTAAAGAATACACTGCGCGTCTCAATTTCTTAAACTGGTTAGAACAGTATTTAATTGTACAGGGTATCAAAGACGGCAAACTATGGGGTGCATTCAGAAAGGAAAAACTACTAGTTGTTCATCCAATTTTGTACTTTTTATTTCATAAGACTAGGTATCTCAAGTGGAAAATTAAAAAACTTAGTGAGTTACAAACACTTCTGACAAAGAGAGCCATTAAATTTGTCTATTCCTACAAATTACTCAGTTTGAATAGAAATGAGACGAAATGA
- a CDS encoding NAD-dependent epimerase/dehydratase family protein gives MHFIVTGGAGFIGSHLTEQLLSDGHHVTVVDNLSTGSLQNLPEHPRLKLLIKDISRCQPQDFTEQIDGLAHLAATPSVTQSWLQPLKAHHNNLSATIAVIQLCQALNIPRLVFASSAAVYGNPTQLPISENQQTYPISPYGLQKLVCEQYARLFAKQLGFSFVGLRLFNVFGPRQQPHSQYSGVISIFVDAMQQGLPLTIYGDGTQTRDFIYVKDVANGFTKALTTPLESGSSLICNLGNGKNTSLIELVNILKTCFPQHQSATNFMPARPGDIQHSQAYISNAYSMLGFTPEWSLKSGLQTLIELRETSLVG, from the coding sequence ATGCACTTTATTGTCACTGGTGGAGCCGGCTTTATCGGCTCCCATCTGACAGAACAGCTTCTGTCAGATGGTCATCATGTCACTGTCGTTGATAATCTATCAACAGGTAGCTTGCAAAACCTACCTGAGCATCCTCGTCTCAAGCTACTAATAAAAGATATATCCAGATGTCAACCCCAGGATTTTACCGAGCAGATTGATGGACTTGCCCATTTAGCAGCTACCCCATCAGTTACTCAATCTTGGCTGCAACCACTAAAGGCTCATCACAATAATCTTTCTGCAACGATCGCTGTAATTCAACTTTGTCAGGCCTTAAATATTCCCAGGTTAGTTTTTGCTAGTTCAGCAGCTGTATATGGTAATCCAACGCAACTACCAATTTCAGAAAATCAACAGACTTACCCCATTTCTCCCTATGGTTTACAAAAACTGGTATGCGAACAATATGCCAGATTGTTTGCCAAACAATTAGGTTTTTCGTTTGTAGGATTGCGCCTGTTTAATGTATTTGGCCCTAGACAACAACCTCATTCCCAATACTCTGGTGTAATTTCCATCTTTGTGGATGCTATGCAGCAAGGTTTACCCTTGACTATTTATGGAGATGGTACTCAAACGCGAGATTTTATATATGTTAAAGATGTGGCAAATGGCTTTACCAAAGCTTTAACTACTCCTCTAGAATCAGGATCTTCTTTAATTTGTAACTTAGGTAATGGAAAAAATACCTCTTTGATTGAACTAGTTAATATTCTCAAAACTTGTTTTCCTCAACACCAATCAGCAACTAATTTTATGCCTGCCCGTCCAGGGGACATTCAGCATTCACAAGCTTATATCTCAAATGCATATTCAATGTTAGGCTTTACACCTGAGTGGTCGCTAAAATCGGGTCTACAGACTTTGATTGAATTACGCGAGACATCTTTAGTTGGCTAA